A window from Azoarcus sp. DD4 encodes these proteins:
- a CDS encoding UDP-2,3-diacylglucosamine diphosphatase, protein MQEKLVRSIFLSDVHLGTRGCQAERLLDFLRHHDSEYLYLVGDIVDFWSMSRSIHWSPVQNTVVQKVLRRARKGTQVIFVPGNHDEALREYAGITFGDIRLETEWVHHTADGRRFLLLHGDEYDQVTRYHRWVAVLGDVAYNGLVRINTWLSWWRRHLGISGYWSLAGYAKRKVKTAVSFIFDFEDSVMRGARERDVDGVICGHIHWAAIKEVDGLTYINCGDWVDSCTAIVEHLDGRLELIEWGVGPNPHPATTAGGARTEEESSGVALSP, encoded by the coding sequence ATGCAAGAAAAACTGGTCCGCTCGATCTTCCTGTCCGACGTTCATCTCGGCACCCGCGGTTGCCAGGCAGAACGCCTGCTCGACTTCCTCCGGCATCACGACTCGGAATACCTTTACCTGGTCGGTGACATCGTCGATTTCTGGTCGATGAGCCGCAGCATCCATTGGTCGCCGGTACAGAACACCGTGGTCCAGAAAGTGCTCCGCCGCGCCCGCAAGGGTACGCAGGTCATCTTCGTCCCGGGTAACCACGACGAAGCCTTGCGCGAATACGCGGGCATCACCTTCGGCGACATCCGGCTCGAAACCGAGTGGGTACATCACACCGCCGACGGCCGCCGCTTCCTGCTGCTGCACGGCGATGAGTACGATCAGGTCACCCGCTACCATCGCTGGGTCGCAGTGCTCGGCGACGTTGCCTACAACGGGCTGGTCCGCATCAACACCTGGCTGTCGTGGTGGCGGCGACACCTCGGCATCTCGGGCTACTGGTCCCTCGCCGGCTACGCCAAGCGCAAGGTCAAGACGGCGGTCAGCTTCATTTTCGACTTCGAGGACTCGGTGATGCGCGGCGCGCGCGAACGCGACGTGGACGGCGTGATCTGCGGCCACATCCACTGGGCCGCGATCAAGGAAGTCGACGGACTCACCTACATCAACTGCGGCGACTGGGTCGACAGTTGCACCGCCATCGTCGAACACCTCGACGGCCGGCTCGAACTCATCGAATGGGGTGTCGGCCCCAACCCCCACCCCGCGACGACGGCAGGCGGTGCGCGCACCGAAGAAGAAAGCAGCGGCGTCGCGCTCTCGCCCTGA
- the rpsT gene encoding 30S ribosomal protein S20, with the protein MANSAQARKRARQATKARAHNASLRSRLRTAIKAVRKAIVGGDKTAAQAVFRTSMSTIDSIADKKIIHKNKAARHKSRLSSAVKAMAA; encoded by the coding sequence ATGGCCAACTCGGCACAAGCTCGCAAGCGCGCACGTCAGGCGACCAAGGCTCGCGCTCATAACGCCAGCCTGCGTTCGCGTCTGCGTACTGCGATCAAGGCCGTGCGTAAGGCTATCGTGGGTGGCGACAAGACCGCTGCACAAGCCGTCTTCCGCACCTCGATGAGCACCATCGACAGCATCGCCGACAAGAAGATCATCCACAAGAACAAGGCTGCTCGCCACAAGAGCCGTCTGTCGTCGGCCGTCAAGGCCATGGCTGCCTGA
- a CDS encoding YbhB/YbcL family Raf kinase inhibitor-like protein, translated as MKLTSNSFADGSRIPDEFAFCNPSSSDHVCLGGNRNPQLRWSDVPAGTKSFVLICHDPDVPSVGDDVNQEGRIIAASLPRVDFFHWVMVDLPADLREIEAGAFSSEVTPAGKPGPAGPQGTRHGVNDYTAWFAADESMRGDYYGYDGPCPPWNDERVHHYVFTLYALDVDRCPVEGRFDGPLVRNAVAGHVLAQASLTSTYSLNPRLTD; from the coding sequence ATGAAGCTCACCAGCAACAGCTTTGCCGACGGAAGCCGCATCCCCGACGAGTTCGCGTTCTGCAATCCGTCAAGCAGTGACCACGTCTGCCTTGGCGGAAATCGCAATCCCCAGCTGCGCTGGTCGGACGTGCCGGCTGGGACGAAGTCTTTCGTGCTGATCTGCCACGATCCCGACGTTCCCAGCGTGGGCGATGACGTGAATCAGGAAGGACGCATCATCGCCGCCAGCCTTCCACGGGTGGATTTCTTCCACTGGGTGATGGTCGATCTGCCTGCCGACCTGCGCGAGATCGAAGCCGGCGCCTTCTCGAGCGAAGTCACGCCGGCCGGCAAGCCCGGACCGGCGGGACCGCAGGGAACACGCCATGGAGTGAACGACTACACCGCATGGTTTGCCGCGGACGAATCCATGCGCGGCGACTATTACGGCTACGACGGCCCCTGCCCGCCGTGGAACGACGAGCGAGTGCACCACTATGTATTCACGCTCTACGCACTAGACGTCGACCGCTGCCCGGTGGAAGGCCGGTTCGATGGTCCCCTGGTGCGCAATGCAGTGGCCGGCCATGTGCTGGCCCAGGCAAGCCTGACGTCGACCTATTCGCTCAACCCCCGGCTAACTGACTGA
- a CDS encoding DUF748 domain-containing protein encodes MTDSTPGATAAARLRRYARPAKWGAGALVAIAALGFGVVPPVARHYAVKILNEQLGREVSIERVGFNPFTLTAEIHGARIMEADGKTEAFGVDRLRANLELESIIRGGPVLHEFSVQAPRVRFVKLGEGQYNWSDVTERLAAGPESEGDARFSVGNISVTGGRIVVDDRTKNLSHELSELTLGVPFVSNLPVKVDVFVEPSLAGKLDGNPIAVSGRTKPFTDTRETVLELSVKDLELSPWLAYLPFEPNFRLPSGKLATDIEVAFAQPEGKQPTVAVKGQAQVDGLVLQDKAGQPAVAVAELGIELADVQPLIGKWHFARLRLIQPEIDVVRLADGGINLLGLMPAGKDGARPAKGTATNGKKAGNGAAKSAPVAETPVPDFLLASARIRDGVVRFEDRALASPFKAQIQAINLDLRDLATSGDMPAEIRLDYATDGGEEFSHQDSLRLVPFELDGSVTMEQLRPGRYAPYLALALPGGELRDGRVDGTVRYKLGSGADGFDAEVTADSLAVHDFILGLKGRKDAVANVPELVVNQAVLKLGERSVNVAEVNANGAVLSAIRLRDGRFDVLDLLGKQAPPAPKDTAGAPWKVVLQKLAIGGASVRIEDRTVDKPVTLAAEGIALKVENLSNQKGASAKIDLDSRINKRGQLGASGAVVLDPLRTELDLNLKNVDLLPLQPYVLEQTKIAIARGSLTTKGKLSLETRRDSTLTGRFRGDVGVADFASVDKLNATDFVRWRSLQVGGIDARIAPLALDVDRIALSDFYTRLILNEQGQLNLREIRGDAAAEPADESSAAEAPAGEVRQDQGRSTVELPAPEPVPPIRLGRIELKGGNIAFSDRFVRPNYDANLTGMAGTLTGLSSDPSTIAKLALTGKVDNSAPVSVSGELNPFRQDRYLDIVASVKDFELTGLSSYSGKYVGYGIQKGKLSADLNYKIEDRRLTATNRVFVDQLTFGDKVDSPDATSLPVQFAVSLLKNGRGEIDLNLPISGTLDDPQFSVFGLVVRALVNLVGKAVTAPFSLLGAALSGGEELSQIDFEPGVAKPGKAQVDKLALLAKALNERPALKLEVTPYADPASDPEGLKKVMLGRKTAALKLKSLVAKGQNAPSLDEVEVSAEEYPALLKQVYRDADFKKPRNVIGLAKDLPVAEMEALIYANTTVTDEDLRALAQQRGQEVKGWLLDSGKVASERVFLLAPKLGAGEQGGVREVQFSLR; translated from the coding sequence ATGACTGATTCCACCCCCGGCGCAACGGCGGCTGCTCGCCTGCGACGGTATGCGCGACCTGCCAAATGGGGAGCGGGTGCGCTGGTCGCGATTGCGGCGCTTGGATTCGGCGTGGTGCCTCCGGTCGCCCGCCATTACGCGGTCAAGATACTCAACGAGCAACTCGGTCGCGAAGTGTCGATCGAGCGCGTCGGCTTCAACCCGTTCACGCTGACTGCAGAAATCCATGGCGCCCGCATCATGGAAGCCGATGGCAAGACCGAAGCCTTTGGCGTGGACAGGCTGCGCGCCAATCTTGAGCTTGAATCCATCATCCGTGGCGGGCCGGTGCTGCACGAATTCTCGGTGCAGGCGCCGCGCGTGCGCTTCGTCAAGCTGGGTGAGGGGCAGTACAACTGGTCGGATGTGACCGAACGTCTGGCAGCCGGACCTGAGAGCGAGGGGGATGCGCGCTTTTCCGTCGGCAACATCAGCGTGACCGGTGGCCGCATTGTGGTGGACGACCGCACCAAGAACCTGAGCCACGAGTTGAGCGAACTCACGCTCGGCGTGCCCTTTGTTTCCAACCTTCCGGTCAAGGTGGACGTCTTCGTCGAGCCTTCGCTGGCGGGTAAGCTGGATGGCAATCCGATCGCGGTGTCGGGTCGGACCAAGCCTTTCACCGATACGCGCGAAACCGTGCTGGAATTGTCGGTGAAGGATCTGGAGCTCTCGCCCTGGCTGGCCTACCTGCCGTTCGAACCGAATTTCCGGCTGCCGTCCGGCAAGCTCGCGACCGATATCGAAGTCGCTTTCGCCCAGCCCGAGGGCAAGCAGCCAACGGTGGCGGTGAAGGGGCAGGCGCAGGTGGACGGTCTGGTATTGCAGGACAAGGCCGGACAGCCCGCGGTGGCGGTGGCCGAGCTCGGCATCGAGCTGGCCGACGTCCAGCCCCTGATCGGGAAATGGCATTTTGCCCGTCTGCGTCTGATCCAGCCGGAAATCGACGTGGTGCGCCTCGCTGACGGCGGCATCAACCTGTTGGGGCTGATGCCGGCAGGCAAGGATGGGGCCAGGCCCGCCAAGGGGACCGCGACGAACGGCAAGAAAGCGGGCAACGGCGCTGCCAAGTCGGCGCCCGTCGCCGAAACGCCCGTACCGGATTTCCTGCTGGCCTCGGCGCGGATTCGCGATGGCGTGGTGCGCTTCGAGGACCGCGCGCTGGCCTCTCCCTTCAAGGCACAGATTCAGGCGATCAACCTGGATTTGCGCGACCTCGCCACCAGCGGTGACATGCCGGCCGAGATCCGCCTCGACTACGCCACCGATGGTGGGGAAGAGTTCAGCCATCAGGACAGCCTGCGCCTGGTGCCCTTCGAACTCGATGGCAGTGTGACGATGGAGCAGCTCCGACCGGGTCGCTATGCGCCTTATCTGGCGCTGGCGCTGCCGGGCGGCGAGCTGCGTGACGGGCGCGTCGATGGCACGGTGCGCTACAAGCTCGGCAGCGGGGCGGATGGCTTCGATGCCGAGGTCACGGCGGACAGCCTTGCCGTGCACGACTTCATCCTTGGTCTCAAGGGGCGCAAGGACGCCGTTGCCAATGTGCCGGAGCTGGTGGTCAACCAGGCGGTGCTCAAGCTCGGAGAGCGTTCGGTAAACGTGGCCGAGGTCAACGCCAACGGTGCCGTGCTGTCGGCGATCCGCTTGCGCGATGGTCGCTTCGACGTGCTCGATCTGCTCGGCAAGCAGGCGCCTCCGGCGCCCAAGGACACCGCCGGTGCGCCATGGAAAGTCGTGCTGCAGAAGCTTGCCATCGGCGGGGCGTCGGTCAGGATCGAAGACCGTACCGTCGACAAACCGGTAACACTGGCTGCGGAAGGCATCGCGCTGAAGGTGGAGAACCTGTCCAACCAGAAGGGGGCGTCGGCGAAGATCGATCTGGACTCGAGGATCAACAAGCGCGGGCAGCTCGGCGCGAGTGGCGCCGTCGTACTGGATCCGCTCAGGACCGAGCTCGACCTCAACCTGAAGAACGTCGACCTGTTGCCGCTGCAACCATACGTGCTCGAGCAGACCAAGATCGCCATCGCGCGTGGCAGCCTGACGACCAAAGGCAAACTGTCGCTCGAGACACGGCGTGACAGCACCCTGACCGGCCGCTTCCGTGGCGATGTCGGCGTGGCCGACTTCGCCTCGGTGGACAAGCTCAATGCGACGGACTTTGTACGCTGGCGGTCGCTGCAGGTCGGTGGTATCGATGCGCGCATCGCGCCGCTGGCCCTCGATGTCGACCGGATTGCGCTAAGCGATTTCTACACCCGCCTGATCCTCAACGAGCAGGGGCAGCTCAACTTGCGTGAAATCCGCGGCGATGCGGCTGCAGAGCCTGCGGATGAATCCTCCGCGGCAGAGGCGCCCGCCGGCGAGGTCCGGCAGGACCAGGGCAGGTCGACCGTCGAGTTGCCGGCACCGGAGCCGGTTCCGCCCATCCGCCTTGGACGGATCGAGCTGAAGGGCGGGAACATCGCCTTCAGCGATCGCTTCGTGCGGCCCAACTACGATGCCAACCTGACCGGCATGGCGGGCACGCTCACGGGTCTGTCATCGGATCCGAGCACGATCGCCAAGCTTGCGCTGACCGGCAAGGTCGACAACAGCGCACCGGTCAGCGTGAGCGGCGAGCTCAATCCCTTCCGTCAGGATCGCTACCTGGACATCGTCGCGTCGGTGAAGGATTTCGAGCTGACCGGCCTGTCCAGCTATTCCGGCAAATACGTCGGTTACGGGATCCAGAAAGGCAAGTTGTCGGCTGACCTCAACTACAAGATCGAGGACAGGAGGCTTACCGCGACCAACCGGGTGTTCGTCGATCAACTCACTTTCGGCGACAAGGTCGACAGCCCTGACGCCACCAGTCTGCCGGTGCAGTTCGCGGTGTCGCTGCTGAAGAACGGGCGTGGTGAGATCGATCTTAACCTGCCCATCAGCGGCACGCTGGACGATCCGCAGTTCAGCGTTTTCGGTTTGGTGGTACGCGCACTGGTCAACCTTGTCGGCAAGGCCGTCACTGCGCCGTTCTCGTTGCTTGGTGCCGCGCTCTCGGGGGGCGAGGAACTGTCGCAGATCGATTTCGAACCAGGCGTGGCCAAGCCGGGCAAGGCGCAGGTCGATAAGCTGGCCTTGCTGGCCAAGGCGCTCAACGAGCGGCCCGCGCTCAAGCTGGAGGTGACGCCCTACGCCGATCCGGCCAGCGATCCCGAGGGCCTCAAGAAGGTGATGCTGGGCCGCAAGACCGCTGCACTGAAACTCAAGAGCCTGGTTGCGAAGGGGCAGAACGCGCCTTCGCTCGACGAGGTCGAGGTCAGCGCCGAGGAGTATCCGGCCTTGCTCAAGCAGGTGTATCGCGACGCCGACTTCAAGAAGCCGCGCAACGTCATCGGCCTGGCCAAGGATTTGCCGGTTGCCGAAATGGAAGCCCTGATCTATGCCAATACCACGGTGACAGATGAAGACCTGCGCGCGCTGGCGCAGCAGCGTGGCCAGGAGGTCAAAGGCTGGCTGCTCGACAGCGGCAAGGTCGCCTCGGAACGGGTCTTCCTGCTTGCGCCCAAGCTCGGCGCGGGCGAGCAGGGTGGTGTCCGCGAGGTGCAGTTCTCGTTGCGCTGA
- a CDS encoding peroxiredoxin → MTTSSAPDFTLAATGGQNVTLSALVGQKVVLYFYPKDNTPGCTNETRDFGTLHADFAAAGCKVFGISRDSLKSHENFKTKLVLPFELISDPEEAACNAFGVMKMKNMYGKQVRGIERSTFVLAADGSLAREWRGVKVPGHAQEVLAYVQTL, encoded by the coding sequence ATGACGACATCCAGCGCGCCCGATTTCACGCTCGCCGCCACCGGCGGACAGAACGTCACGCTTTCGGCCCTCGTCGGCCAGAAGGTCGTGCTCTACTTCTACCCCAAGGACAACACCCCCGGCTGCACCAACGAAACCCGCGATTTCGGCACCCTCCACGCCGACTTCGCCGCGGCTGGCTGCAAGGTGTTCGGCATCTCGCGCGACAGCCTGAAGTCGCACGAGAACTTCAAGACCAAACTCGTACTGCCCTTCGAGCTGATCTCCGACCCCGAAGAAGCCGCCTGCAACGCCTTCGGCGTCATGAAGATGAAGAACATGTACGGCAAGCAGGTGCGTGGCATCGAACGTAGCACCTTCGTGCTCGCAGCGGATGGCAGCCTCGCGCGCGAATGGCGTGGCGTGAAGGTGCCCGGCCACGCCCAGGAAGTGCTCGCCTACGTCCAAACCCTCTGA
- a CDS encoding DUF3579 domain-containing protein: MNQKIESFVIIGVTRDGKKFRPSDWADRLCGVMSAFGADHRMMYSPYVRPGCTLKGDKTVVVNARLYDIEPLAYKFLINFANDNDLQMEPIEDD, from the coding sequence ATGAACCAGAAGATCGAAAGCTTTGTCATCATCGGGGTCACTAGGGATGGGAAGAAGTTTCGCCCCAGCGACTGGGCGGATCGTCTTTGCGGCGTCATGTCGGCCTTCGGCGCCGACCATCGCATGATGTACTCACCCTATGTACGTCCGGGCTGCACTCTGAAAGGCGACAAGACCGTCGTTGTGAACGCCCGCCTCTATGACATAGAACCGCTCGCCTACAAGTTTCTGATCAACTTCGCGAACGACAACGACCTCCAGATGGAGCCCATCGAAGACGATTGA
- the murJ gene encoding murein biosynthesis integral membrane protein MurJ, whose amino-acid sequence MNLLRALATVSGMTLLSRILGFVRDFVIARAFGAGIATDAFFVAFRLPNLLRRMFAEGAFSQAFVPILAEYKNTQGADATRVLVDRVATLLGLIVAFVAILGVIGAPLIIQVSAPGFSESPEKFALTVELTRITFPYILFMALVALAGGVLNTWSRFAIPAFTPVLLNLSFIGMALFAAPYFDPPVLALAWAVFLGGILQLVLQARPLARIGMLPRFDLDPGDPGVRRILKLMAPAILGVSVSQLSLLINTIFASFLESGSVSWLYYADRLMEFPSGLLGVALGTILLPSLAKLHADKRSEAFSSLLDWGLRLTLMLTLPAALALAILSVPLVATLFHYGAFEISDVLHTRDALVAYSVGLTGLILVKVLAPGFYARQDIRTPVKIALITLTATQAMNLAFIVPFRHAGLALAIGLASCLNAGLLYLGLRRRGIYRPQPGWTKFWLKLLAALIVMGSVLWLTAGPDQTWLSRSGSERIMKLSMVISAGIASYFATLFALGFRPRDFRRRAAE is encoded by the coding sequence ATGAACCTGCTGCGCGCCCTCGCCACCGTGAGCGGCATGACCCTGCTCTCCCGCATCCTCGGCTTCGTACGTGACTTCGTGATCGCGCGCGCATTCGGCGCGGGCATTGCCACCGATGCCTTCTTTGTCGCCTTCCGCCTGCCCAACCTGCTGCGCCGCATGTTCGCCGAAGGTGCTTTCTCGCAGGCCTTCGTGCCGATTCTCGCCGAATACAAGAATACGCAGGGCGCCGATGCAACACGGGTGCTGGTGGACCGGGTTGCCACGCTGCTCGGGCTGATCGTCGCCTTTGTCGCGATTCTGGGCGTGATCGGCGCTCCACTGATCATTCAGGTGTCGGCTCCCGGCTTCTCCGAAAGCCCGGAGAAGTTCGCACTCACCGTGGAACTTACCCGGATCACCTTTCCCTACATCCTGTTCATGGCCTTGGTGGCTCTTGCCGGCGGCGTGCTCAACACCTGGAGCCGCTTCGCCATTCCGGCATTCACGCCGGTGCTGCTCAACCTTTCCTTCATTGGCATGGCACTGTTCGCCGCCCCCTATTTCGACCCTCCTGTCCTCGCGCTCGCCTGGGCAGTGTTCCTCGGCGGAATACTGCAACTTGTATTGCAGGCCCGCCCGTTGGCACGCATCGGAATGCTGCCCCGCTTCGACCTGGACCCGGGCGACCCGGGCGTCCGCCGCATTCTCAAGCTGATGGCGCCGGCCATACTCGGCGTATCGGTCAGCCAGCTCTCCCTGCTCATCAATACCATTTTCGCATCCTTCCTCGAAAGCGGCAGCGTGTCCTGGCTCTACTACGCCGATCGCCTGATGGAATTCCCGTCCGGCCTGCTCGGGGTGGCCCTTGGCACCATTCTGCTACCCAGTCTCGCCAAACTGCATGCAGACAAACGCAGCGAGGCCTTCTCCTCGCTACTCGACTGGGGGCTGCGGCTGACGCTGATGCTCACCCTGCCCGCCGCGCTCGCGCTGGCAATACTTTCGGTACCCTTGGTGGCGACACTCTTTCACTACGGCGCATTCGAAATCAGCGATGTGCTGCACACCCGCGATGCCCTGGTTGCGTACAGCGTCGGCCTGACCGGCCTGATCTTGGTAAAGGTACTGGCCCCCGGCTTCTATGCTCGCCAGGATATCCGCACCCCGGTGAAGATTGCCCTGATCACGCTGACTGCAACGCAGGCGATGAACCTCGCCTTCATCGTGCCGTTCCGCCACGCCGGGCTTGCGCTCGCCATCGGCCTCGCATCCTGTCTCAACGCCGGCCTGCTCTATCTCGGCCTGCGCCGGCGCGGCATCTACCGACCGCAACCTGGTTGGACCAAATTCTGGTTGAAGCTGCTCGCGGCACTCATCGTCATGGGCAGCGTACTCTGGCTCACCGCCGGCCCCGATCAAACCTGGCTCAGCCGCAGCGGCAGCGAACGCATCATGAAACTGAGCATGGTGATCTCGGCAGGCATCGCCAGCTACTTCGCAACGCTGTTTGCGCTCGGCTTCCGTCCGCGCGACTTCCGCCGTCGGGCTGCCGAATAG
- a CDS encoding bifunctional O-acetylhomoserine aminocarboxypropyltransferase/cysteine synthase, with protein MKLETLAVHGGYSPDPTTKAVAVPIYQTTSYAFDDTQHGADLFDLKVQGNIYTRIMNPTTAVLEQRVAAMEGGIGALAVASGMAAITYAIQTIAEAGDNIVSVSTLYGGTYNLFAHTFPQFGIEVRFADHRDPDAFATLIDGRTKAIFCESVGNPLGNITDFERLAEIAHRAGVPLIVDNTVPTPYLCRPFEHGADIVVHSLTKYLGGHGNSIGGIIVDSGKFPWAQHKERFRRLNEPDVSYHGVVYTEALGAAAYIARARVVPLRNTGAALSPFNAFLILQGIETVTLRMDRICDNTLKVAGFLKGHPKVEWVNYAGLPDHADHGLVQKYLGGRASGILSFGVKGGFEAGGRFQDALQLVTRLVNIGDAKSLACHPASTTHRQLGPDELAKAGVSPDMVRLSIGIEHIDDILADIDQALAAV; from the coding sequence ATGAAGCTCGAAACCTTGGCAGTGCACGGTGGTTACTCGCCCGATCCGACGACCAAGGCCGTGGCAGTGCCGATCTACCAAACCACGTCCTACGCCTTCGACGACACCCAGCACGGCGCCGACCTGTTCGACCTCAAGGTCCAGGGCAACATCTACACCCGGATCATGAATCCGACCACTGCGGTGCTGGAGCAGCGCGTCGCAGCAATGGAAGGCGGCATCGGGGCCCTGGCCGTTGCATCCGGCATGGCTGCGATCACCTACGCCATCCAGACGATCGCCGAAGCCGGCGACAACATCGTGTCGGTTTCGACGCTCTACGGCGGTACCTACAATCTTTTCGCACACACCTTTCCGCAGTTCGGCATCGAAGTCCGATTCGCGGACCATCGTGACCCGGACGCGTTCGCGACCCTGATCGACGGCCGCACCAAGGCCATTTTCTGCGAATCCGTCGGTAACCCGCTGGGCAACATCACCGACTTCGAGCGTCTCGCGGAAATCGCGCACCGCGCCGGCGTGCCGCTGATTGTCGACAACACCGTGCCGACGCCTTACCTCTGCCGTCCGTTCGAACACGGTGCCGACATCGTCGTGCATTCGCTCACCAAGTATCTCGGCGGCCACGGCAATTCGATCGGCGGCATCATTGTGGATTCGGGGAAATTCCCCTGGGCGCAGCACAAGGAGCGCTTCCGCCGCCTCAACGAACCGGACGTGTCCTACCACGGCGTGGTCTACACCGAAGCCCTCGGCGCCGCCGCCTACATCGCCCGCGCGCGCGTCGTGCCGCTGCGCAATACGGGCGCCGCGCTCAGCCCGTTCAATGCCTTTCTCATCCTGCAGGGCATCGAAACCGTCACCCTGCGCATGGACCGGATCTGCGACAACACGCTCAAGGTTGCCGGGTTCCTCAAGGGACATCCCAAGGTGGAATGGGTCAATTACGCCGGCCTGCCCGACCATGCGGATCACGGTCTGGTGCAGAAATACCTCGGCGGCCGCGCCTCGGGCATCCTGTCGTTCGGGGTCAAGGGTGGTTTTGAAGCGGGCGGCCGCTTCCAGGACGCGCTGCAACTGGTGACGCGCCTGGTGAACATCGGCGACGCCAAATCGCTCGCCTGCCACCCGGCCTCCACCACACACCGTCAACTCGGCCCGGACGAACTCGCCAAGGCCGGCGTGTCGCCCGACATGGTGCGACTGTCCATCGGTATCGAACACATCGACGACATCCTGGCCGACATCGACCAAGCCCTCGCCGCAGTCTGA
- a CDS encoding 4a-hydroxytetrahydrobiopterin dehydratase, whose product MSERLDDAVRKAALASLPGWSVVDGRDAIRRQLQFADFNAAFGFMTQVALMAEKLDHHPDWSNVYNRVEIVLSTHDAGGLTHKDIVLARFVDQVAQRADAG is encoded by the coding sequence ATGAGCGAACGACTGGATGACGCCGTGCGCAAGGCAGCGCTGGCGAGCTTGCCGGGCTGGAGTGTCGTTGACGGGCGTGATGCGATTCGCCGCCAGCTTCAGTTTGCCGACTTCAATGCCGCCTTCGGCTTCATGACGCAGGTCGCATTGATGGCGGAAAAGCTGGATCATCACCCGGACTGGAGCAACGTCTATAACCGTGTCGAGATCGTCCTGAGCACCCACGACGCGGGTGGCTTGACGCACAAGGACATCGTGCTGGCCCGGTTCGTCGATCAGGTCGCCCAAAGGGCGGACGCCGGCTGA
- a CDS encoding NAD(P)/FAD-dependent oxidoreductase, producing MADQTYDLVVIGAGAAGMMCAATAGQRGRRVLIIDHATRLAEKIRISGGGRCNFTNRRVGPENYLSRNPHFVRSALSRFTARDFIDLVEHHGVRYHERSWGQLFCDDSAQQIIDLLRAECDDGKVNWLTPAEVRQVAATPDAADRYQIETNRGRFAAHSLVVATGGLSIPKIGASPFGYRLAEQFQLPIVPPRPALVPLTLPPETLARLAPLAGASLDVEASCNDGRFREAVLLTHRGLSGPVILQVSSYWQAQAYKADDNARWAPVSLNLLPDLDTAEWLLEHAGSRGLLANLLAEHLPRRFAHAWCELHGWTRPLNQFRHAELRQIAAHLANWELVPSGTQGYAKAEVTLGGVDTRALSSKTMEAKDKPGLYFIGEVMDVTGHLGGYNFQWAWSSGHVAGEFA from the coding sequence GTGGCTGACCAGACATACGATCTCGTCGTGATCGGCGCCGGCGCCGCCGGCATGATGTGCGCCGCGACCGCCGGGCAGCGCGGCCGCCGGGTGCTGATCATCGACCACGCGACCCGCCTTGCCGAGAAGATAAGGATCTCCGGCGGCGGCCGCTGCAACTTCACCAATCGGCGGGTCGGTCCCGAGAATTATCTCAGCCGCAATCCGCATTTCGTGCGCTCGGCCCTTTCACGCTTTACGGCGCGGGATTTTATCGATCTTGTCGAACATCATGGCGTCCGTTACCACGAAAGATCTTGGGGACAGCTGTTTTGCGATGATTCCGCGCAACAGATCATCGATCTGCTGCGCGCCGAATGCGACGACGGCAAGGTTAACTGGCTGACGCCGGCCGAGGTCCGTCAGGTCGCCGCCACGCCGGACGCCGCAGACCGCTACCAAATCGAGACCAACCGCGGCCGATTCGCCGCACATAGTCTGGTCGTCGCCACCGGCGGCCTTTCCATCCCCAAGATCGGTGCCAGTCCGTTCGGCTATCGCCTGGCCGAACAGTTCCAGCTGCCCATCGTTCCACCTCGGCCCGCGCTGGTGCCGCTGACCTTGCCGCCGGAAACGCTGGCTCGACTTGCGCCGCTGGCCGGTGCCTCGCTGGATGTCGAAGCGAGCTGCAACGACGGCCGCTTTCGCGAGGCGGTCCTGCTGACGCATCGCGGTCTGTCCGGGCCAGTCATCCTGCAGGTGTCGAGCTACTGGCAGGCGCAGGCCTACAAGGCTGACGATAATGCCCGCTGGGCACCGGTCAGCCTCAACCTGCTGCCCGACCTGGACACCGCCGAATGGCTGCTCGAACACGCCGGCAGCCGCGGCCTGCTCGCCAACCTGCTCGCCGAGCATCTGCCGCGCCGTTTCGCGCATGCGTGGTGCGAACTGCACGGCTGGACGCGGCCGCTCAACCAGTTCCGTCATGCCGAGCTTCGCCAGATCGCCGCACATCTCGCCAACTGGGAACTCGTCCCCTCCGGCACCCAGGGCTATGCGAAGGCAGAGGTCACCCTGGGCGGCGTAGACACCCGTGCCCTGTCGTCGAAGACGATGGAGGCCAAGGACAAGCCCGGTCTCTACTTCATTGGCGAGGTCATGGACGTCACCGGCCATCTCGGTGGCTACAATTTCCAGTGGGCCTGGTCGTCGGGCCACGTCGCCGGCGAGTTCGCGTAA